ctttttttttggtttcgtACACTACACACACATCCGTGGCTCCCCCAAATGGCAGAGAGCAAcgccaacaccaacaccaacaccaacacagACCAAACCCCCACACTATCACACCCTTCTTCTGACCCATCAACAAACCCATCGGAAATCTCAGATTCCAGCCACAACCCACCAATCCCCACCACCTCCGATAGCCTGGACTCAAAGAAAAACGACCAAGACACTGCCCCAAAACCCAAAAGGCGCAAAAGCTGTCCAAAAGCTTTAGACAAAGTCCAAGAAACCTCCAACTTCAACTTCACTTTTGACACCAAATTCAACGGCTGCACTCCCCAATTCACACCCAAATTTGGGTCTTTCAATTTGGTGGTATCAGCTAAGGAAAAGGTCAAAGAAGGAGctcaagaacaagaacaagaacaagaacgagaagaagacgaagaacaaGTTGAAGTCAGTGAAGGGAGAGGAGTTGTGAGCTCACTGATAGCTGTTGATGGGATTAAAGGGGTAGAATGAAGTGTAGGGAATCTTGGGTTTAGATCAATTACTATTAATTGTTTGAGCATGTGATAGTTTTTGGTAAGATTTATATGATTTTCTATATGTATTTGGCTCTGATTACTATGATGGTTCTGGTTCTGGTTCTGGTTCATGAATTGGAATCAAATGAAAAGCTCAATTAATATTGCAAATTGgaatctttttttcttatttaattcaattattGAATGTTTAAAGTGGCTTTCTTTCTATCTTCATTCTTCAACTCAACTAGCTAGCTTGCTTTTGGAATTTCAGTTAAGAACTACAAGTTTGTGTTGTGTGGGCTGAGTCACGCGGGTTTTATTCACTTGCACGTgtatcttcttttgtttttggaattgTCGGatattaaatcaataatcaatcaATGGATTGCTTGCCAAGTGTCATGTGTTATTGATGGGTCcaatatagagtttttttttttggggtaaaaatATAGAGTTATTttaagattataaaattaaccacacatttttttcacaacggttatatataattgattataATTGGTTACctatcatttttatataaacttattattttttttttaatattcaaagCTAGCCACGTAAAATAATTGTgtgaaaatatttgaaaaaatttgcaatctTATAGaattattattcaaaatatctcatatatatatatatatatatgtgtgtgtgtgtgtgtgtgtgagagagagagagtcttgcttgttttttatatttttattgaataagaaTAATTTCTATAAGAATGTACTATAGTTAGGTTTAGGCTTATGGCGTCACTAAATTTGTCTTTGTTTTGCTTATTAGTGGATTACTTGTGAGCATGGATAGCAACTGGTAACTAGTGTCGAATTGTTTTGACAAAAACTGCAGGTTAGAGGCATGCACGGCAAGTTTGATAAATaagtattttattattgttattgttttatttgtgtCATAAAGAAATGCAAGCTGTGATGGACATTGGATACTATTGCTAATCGTTTGCTGGCTTGAAGTTGGTCTTTTTTTCCGTACACTGAGTGGTTGACTTTATTAGTTTTGTAGTGATAAATgatgatttttcaaaacttaagaggaaaaagaaattgtgaaGTTAATCATTTAATCTAATTATTGCCCTTCATATATGAATCTAAACTACTCTTATTAAGTGAAGATTAATgcatagaaaatttttaaatgagagTTAAGGAGGAGATAGGGCTTGAACTCCAAAAATCATATTCTGAtactataataaattattaatttttctaaaaagttagacttttagaaaattatgaatttaataaattaatctaatatgcatttttttgttaaattattattattttgcaattAGTTAGGTTCTAGCATTTTGTCATTGGTCTACTAGATCACCACGAGGAAGCATTGAGGCTACTAATTCCTTCACCCAATGGCCAAGGGCAGCAATTCATGTTTGTGTCAGTTTATGAGTATTAAACTATATAAGTTAACATGAACATGTTTATTAATCATGTCACAATCTCTCTATGCCAAcatgacttgtttattaaataagttGACATAACACAACtcacataattattttaatagacGAATTATGTTAGGATTGACACAACCTAACATATCCCATTTGATAAATAAGTTATATAGTGAAATTAACATATTTACCTAACACAAGTAATTGGTCAAAATTTCcccctcaaaagaaaaaaaaaagtaatcggTCAAAAATTCTCgaatatatactatataatggGTATGTATACAACTAGATTACAAAAAAAGTCACCAACaactaaaactaaaattcaattaaatagGCCAGATGAGTTCAAGTAGGCTTCACGTGTCAAACTTGAATTAACATGTTTACAGGTCAGTTCAGGTCGACTTGAATTTGACATGAACATATTAAGCAAAAAAACTTGCTACTTTCATGCTATGTTCATGTCATGTTCACAAGTCAATGGGCATGTAAGTTGTCTTCTTTAAGTACTCTTGAAAAACTTGCTACTTTCATGCTATGTTCATGTCATGTTCACAAGCCAATGGGCATGTGAGTTGTCTTCTTTAAGTACTCTTGAGAGGTTAATAATCATAAACTTGCTTGTGTTTCTCAATgagattataaataaaatatctctAATATAGCTTTAATTTAAGAGAAATTACATGATTAGAAGGTTTtgttaaaaatacaaatcaacAATCCTATATtgatacaatttcttttttagtaaaTTAAGACCATGCATTATTGTTGATAGGAAAACTCTTAATTTACATTATTCTAGCAATGTAAGATTTACATTAATAGTACAATACAAACTTATAATTACACTTGCTGGTATTTTATTCAGTTTTCAAAAGGTGCCCATGGGGGATACAAGTGGCACCATGGAGAGAGGACATATTTTAAGGGAAAATCACTGgatagaacaaaattaaaatatggatAAATAGGTTTTAATTAGCTTAATTAGTAAAGTTTCTTATAGTCAAATAAGAAATCTGAAGTGTAAACTCTATTTATACCAAAATTCAATTAGTGttttagtctgatgataaaaagtaaatatCATAAAGGggatgtcataggttgaaaatctatcatatctaaaaataaatttaaaaaaaagaaaagggtggAGATGAGCATTGTtgattgtaataaataaataatgtaaaTCTTAACATTAATCATATTTCGattttaaaaactaagttgaCCAAAGATTGGTACGAGGGGGCTGAAATACATCCCTCCAATCACATTAATACTGACCCCATAGGAAATAGACATCCACAATCCCAAACAATCGTTCAAGCTCACTTCTCTGAAAGCTGTTCAAAATCCGTGGAGCAAAAAGATCATGAAGCTCCATTCTCGcttcaaaaacaaagaagtgAAGTAGACATGGCACTGGCCCTTATGTACATGTAAGCAGTCAAATACCCTTTCCTTCTGAGCTAGGGATGACATGTTCAAGACTATGAACTCCATGTTCTTTGACATTATCATTGAGGGGTTGAAACACTTTGGTTCACAACCTGTTCTAACTTCTAAGTCAGAAAGCTTATCAACTGAGTCTGAGGACTTCTATcgtttatccttaaaaaaatgagTCTGTTTGATGGTGAATTATTGCCTTATTGGAGATGGTAGTACCTGGGGTGAGGTCTGAGAGACTATTTTTTGAGCCTGATGACACAAGCTCGATCTTGGAGAAGGGCAAAGGATGATGGGATTCCATTTGGAAAAAGTGTAGTGTTGGTAATGGATTGTCTAATGAGCAGAAAGATTGGGAGTTCTTGGAAGGATTGCTAAGGTGGCATTTGAGGATAAATGGTAAGAAGAATCATGGGTTCATAGTTGGTGCCTTTGTGGATCTGCTTATTGGTCTTGTTGCCACTTCTTGTTCTGATTCAACTTCTTATTCTTATGCTGTTtcgataaaagaaaattttatgaacTTACATAGTTGTTCCTCCTTGTTGggaaactttttaaaactttaaaaatctCCATCATTggtaaaattttcattcaatgTGCACACATCCCAcaagatgagaaaaaaaaatcagtaatcTCTTTCAGTTTCGCTGTTGTTATGGAGAAAGTAGGATTGTTAGTCTATGTTTTGCCAAACAATAATTAGAACTAAGACCAGCGGcgattttaggaatttttttttcaggtgTTCAGTAAGAAATTTAGAGAAATCACTCAATGATTGACAATGATAAGAGGTTTCAAAAATTATACAGAAAATCTCATATATTGACCCCAAAAATATGTAAGtagataaaattttacaatttcctt
The DNA window shown above is from Quercus lobata isolate SW786 chromosome 7, ValleyOak3.0 Primary Assembly, whole genome shotgun sequence and carries:
- the LOC115953738 gene encoding uncharacterized protein LOC115953738, with the protein product MAESNANTNTNTNTDQTPTLSHPSSDPSTNPSEISDSSHNPPIPTTSDSLDSKKNDQDTAPKPKRRKSCPKALDKVQETSNFNFTFDTKFNGCTPQFTPKFGSFNLVVSAKEKVKEGAQEQEQEQEREEDEEQVEVSEGRGVVSSLIAVDGIKGVE